The following proteins are co-located in the Sporolactobacillus pectinivorans genome:
- the rpsO gene encoding 30S ribosomal protein S15, with the protein MALTKEHKTQLIQEYQMHENDTGSPEVQIAVLTEQINALNEHLKVHKKDHHSRRGLLKMVGKRRNLQNYLRGKDVKRYRDLINKLGLRR; encoded by the coding sequence ATGGCTTTAACAAAAGAGCATAAAACTCAGCTGATTCAGGAATATCAGATGCACGAGAACGACACCGGTTCACCGGAAGTTCAGATTGCCGTTCTGACTGAACAGATTAATGCATTGAACGAACATTTGAAGGTCCACAAAAAGGATCATCATTCGCGGCGCGGACTTTTGAAAATGGTTGGTAAGCGTCGTAATTTGCAAAATTACCTGCGTGGTAAAGATGTTAAGCGATATCGTGATTTGATCAATAAATTGGGTCTGCGTCGATAA
- the pnp gene encoding polyribonucleotide nucleotidyltransferase, whose protein sequence is MDLQKHIYKLDWAGRPLRIEIGEVAKQANGAAFVYYGDTAVLSTVTASKGPKEGSFFPLTVNYEERSYAVGKIPGGFIKREGRPSDKATLSARLIDRPIRPLFPEGFRNEVQIVNMVMSLDFDCSAQMAAMLGSSIALSVSDVPFGGPIAGVIIGRIDGKFIVNPTVAQAKQSDLNLTVAGTKEAINMVEAGADQIPEEVILDAILFAHEQIKKLIAFEEQIIEETGKEKMKAVLFKASDGMEERIRTLASDKLDKAMRTKEKKAREAAINAVNDSVTAVFEEENKNSEEQLDLELINEVLHNILKERVRRMIVVEHLRPDGRAIDEIRPLSARVGLLPRTHGSGLFTRGQTQVLSVCTLAPLSDVQTLDEFTAEESKRFIHHYNFPGFSTGEARPVKSPGRREIGHGALGERALAPVIPSEKDFPYTIRCVSEVLESNGSSSQASICGSTLALMDAGVPIKAPVAGIAMGLVKHGDDVVVLTDIQGLEDSLGDMDFKCAGTEEGVTALQMDIKISGVTRDILARALNQARAGRMKIMETLFDAISGPRPHLSAFAPKIIQMSINPAKIRDVIGSNGKVINKIIEETGVKIDIQQDGSVMIFAIDEDNGEHAKQMIEDLTREVKMGEIFTGKVKRIEKFGAFVGLFGHTDGLVHISELDTKRIENVEDVVRIGDEMRVKVIDIDHQGRIKLSRKILLVDSQTQNETNVH, encoded by the coding sequence ATGGACCTGCAAAAACATATTTATAAATTGGACTGGGCGGGAAGGCCGCTGCGTATTGAAATCGGAGAAGTTGCGAAACAGGCGAACGGTGCGGCTTTTGTCTATTATGGCGATACGGCAGTACTTTCAACAGTCACTGCGTCCAAGGGACCAAAGGAAGGATCCTTTTTTCCTCTGACCGTTAATTATGAGGAAAGGTCCTATGCTGTCGGAAAGATTCCCGGAGGCTTCATTAAGAGAGAAGGAAGGCCGAGTGATAAAGCAACACTTTCCGCACGACTGATCGACCGGCCGATCCGTCCTCTGTTTCCTGAAGGTTTCAGAAACGAGGTTCAGATTGTCAATATGGTGATGAGCCTTGACTTCGATTGTAGTGCACAAATGGCTGCCATGCTTGGTTCATCTATTGCGCTTTCTGTTTCAGATGTACCCTTTGGCGGACCTATTGCCGGAGTGATCATAGGCAGGATTGACGGAAAATTTATCGTCAATCCGACGGTCGCACAGGCAAAGCAGAGTGATCTTAATCTGACAGTTGCGGGCACTAAAGAGGCCATAAATATGGTAGAAGCCGGTGCAGACCAGATCCCGGAAGAAGTGATTCTGGACGCCATTCTGTTTGCTCATGAACAAATTAAGAAATTGATCGCTTTTGAAGAGCAAATTATTGAGGAAACCGGTAAAGAAAAGATGAAAGCGGTTCTCTTTAAGGCTAGCGACGGGATGGAAGAACGCATCCGCACACTTGCGAGTGACAAACTTGACAAAGCTATGCGCACCAAAGAAAAAAAAGCGCGCGAGGCAGCAATCAATGCTGTCAACGATTCTGTGACTGCTGTTTTTGAAGAAGAGAACAAAAACAGTGAAGAACAGCTTGATCTAGAACTGATTAATGAAGTGCTACATAACATTTTAAAAGAAAGGGTCCGGCGGATGATTGTTGTCGAACATCTCCGTCCCGATGGGCGTGCTATCGATGAAATTCGTCCACTTTCAGCGCGTGTCGGCCTGCTTCCCCGGACACATGGATCAGGTTTGTTTACGCGCGGCCAGACACAGGTGCTCAGTGTCTGTACACTCGCGCCATTGAGCGATGTTCAGACATTGGACGAATTTACAGCCGAAGAATCCAAACGCTTTATCCACCATTATAACTTTCCGGGTTTTAGTACGGGCGAAGCAAGGCCTGTAAAATCGCCGGGTCGCCGTGAAATTGGTCACGGCGCTCTGGGCGAACGGGCACTTGCACCGGTCATACCCTCTGAGAAAGATTTCCCGTACACGATACGTTGTGTATCGGAAGTGCTGGAATCGAATGGTTCCTCTTCTCAGGCCAGTATTTGTGGCAGTACACTTGCACTGATGGATGCGGGTGTGCCTATTAAAGCGCCCGTTGCGGGGATTGCCATGGGGCTTGTGAAACATGGCGATGATGTTGTTGTTCTGACAGATATTCAGGGACTGGAAGATTCTCTTGGCGACATGGACTTTAAGTGTGCCGGGACGGAGGAAGGAGTCACGGCGCTCCAGATGGATATTAAGATTTCTGGAGTGACCCGCGATATTCTGGCGCGTGCACTGAATCAGGCAAGAGCCGGGAGAATGAAGATTATGGAGACACTGTTTGACGCGATTTCTGGACCGCGTCCTCATCTCTCGGCATTTGCGCCGAAAATTATCCAGATGTCGATCAATCCTGCAAAAATTCGCGATGTTATCGGTTCAAATGGAAAAGTAATCAACAAGATTATCGAAGAAACAGGGGTCAAAATTGACATTCAGCAAGACGGATCAGTGATGATTTTTGCTATTGACGAAGATAATGGTGAGCATGCGAAACAAATGATTGAAGATCTAACCAGGGAAGTTAAAATGGGTGAGATTTTTACCGGCAAAGTCAAACGAATTGAGAAATTCGGCGCTTTTGTCGGACTGTTCGGGCATACGGATGGCTTGGTTCATATCTCCGAACTTGATACGAAACGGATTGAAAATGTGGAAGATGTCGTGCGGATCGGCGACGAAATGCGTGTCAAAGTCATTGATATCGATCATCAGGGGAGAATCAAGCTCTCCAGAAAAATATTGCTGGTTGATTCGCAGACACAAAATGAAACGAACGTGCATTGA
- a CDS encoding bifunctional riboflavin kinase/FAD synthetase: MEKIFLDQQPFIEKNDSKEKVIALGYFDGVHLGHRQVIEKAVEIASEKGLESAVMTFYPHPSVVLSPNKAREDCLTPLEEKADLIEKLGVGLLVFVHFDLQLSRLSPQDFVDHYLIKFHAKHVVAGYDFTFGRMAEGNMDNIDQFSRSMFSYTTVPKVERFGEKVSTTHIRRLITEGAVDDAAVLLGRPYQITGSVGHGDQRGRTLGFPTANVETDHPYVMPANGIYAVRMNVDGESMDGICSIGTRPTFYQQKEAKTTVEVFLLNFSGDLYGKHVTVDWYKRLRSEIKFSGADRLIAQMETDKKDTAAYFKNLKE, translated from the coding sequence TTGGAAAAGATTTTTTTGGATCAACAGCCTTTTATCGAGAAAAATGACAGCAAAGAAAAAGTAATTGCACTAGGTTATTTTGACGGCGTGCATCTGGGCCATCGCCAGGTGATCGAAAAAGCGGTCGAGATTGCTTCTGAAAAGGGGCTTGAATCCGCGGTCATGACTTTCTATCCGCATCCATCTGTTGTTCTTAGCCCGAACAAAGCGCGGGAGGACTGCCTGACGCCGCTTGAAGAGAAAGCTGATCTGATTGAAAAGCTGGGTGTAGGTCTCTTGGTTTTTGTCCATTTTGATCTTCAGCTCAGCCGGCTTTCCCCGCAAGATTTTGTCGATCATTATCTGATTAAGTTTCACGCTAAACATGTAGTGGCCGGATATGATTTTACATTTGGCAGAATGGCTGAAGGCAATATGGATAACATAGACCAATTCTCACGCAGTATGTTTAGTTATACAACCGTTCCAAAAGTTGAAAGGTTTGGCGAAAAAGTGAGTACAACGCATATTCGCCGCCTCATTACGGAGGGAGCGGTGGATGACGCCGCTGTGCTTCTGGGCCGCCCTTACCAAATTACGGGATCTGTTGGTCACGGTGACCAAAGGGGAAGAACGCTTGGTTTTCCCACTGCCAATGTTGAGACGGATCATCCGTATGTTATGCCGGCGAATGGAATTTACGCTGTTCGCATGAACGTTGACGGGGAGTCAATGGATGGTATTTGCAGCATTGGTACACGGCCGACATTTTATCAGCAGAAAGAGGCAAAAACGACAGTTGAAGTTTTCTTGCTGAATTTTTCAGGTGATTTATACGGAAAACATGTTACCGTTGACTGGTATAAAAGGCTTCGGAGTGAAATAAAATTTTCAGGTGCGGATAGGCTAATTGCTCAAATGGAAACAGATAAAAAAGATACAGCTGCTTATTTTAAAAACTTAAAGGAATAG
- a CDS encoding YlxQ family RNA-binding protein has product MQPKNNSWVSLLGLARRAGKVVSGEETVLRMIRDQKAKAVIISLDASARTKKTVGNKCSYYQVPLLPVPDRMQLGQAIGQPARVLAAVTDSGFAGGLIERLRPSIRG; this is encoded by the coding sequence ATGCAGCCGAAGAATAACAGTTGGGTCTCCCTTCTTGGACTTGCACGCCGTGCGGGAAAAGTGGTCTCCGGTGAAGAAACCGTTCTCCGGATGATACGTGATCAGAAAGCCAAAGCCGTGATCATTTCACTGGATGCTTCTGCCCGTACAAAGAAAACTGTTGGAAATAAATGCAGTTATTATCAGGTTCCTCTTTTGCCCGTTCCGGACAGGATGCAGCTCGGCCAGGCAATCGGCCAGCCAGCTCGTGTACTGGCTGCCGTAACGGATTCTGGATTTGCGGGAGGGCTGATCGAACGGCTTAGGCCATCAATACGGGGGTGA
- the rimP gene encoding ribosome maturation factor RimP yields the protein MASAIAKMTDELISPILRGLNLELVDIEFVKEGKNRFLRVFIDSPEGVDLDTCAVVSEKLSEALDEKDPIKEAYFLEVSSAGAERPLKKYEDFVKSVGKDVHLTTYEPISGSKVFEGKLEKVSSDNVVLVIKNKTKEDHVTLPFEKIASSRLAVIF from the coding sequence ATGGCAAGCGCAATCGCGAAGATGACAGATGAATTGATTTCCCCGATTTTGCGCGGGTTAAACCTGGAGCTGGTGGATATCGAATTCGTTAAGGAAGGGAAAAACCGCTTTCTGCGTGTATTCATTGATTCACCTGAGGGGGTTGATCTGGATACATGCGCAGTAGTAAGCGAAAAGCTGAGCGAGGCACTGGATGAAAAGGATCCGATCAAGGAAGCTTATTTTCTCGAAGTCTCTTCTGCCGGAGCTGAGCGTCCGCTGAAAAAGTATGAGGATTTTGTAAAATCGGTGGGGAAAGATGTCCATTTGACAACTTATGAACCCATTTCCGGTTCAAAGGTTTTTGAGGGGAAACTCGAAAAAGTCAGCAGTGACAATGTAGTTCTTGTGATCAAAAACAAGACTAAAGAAGATCATGTGACACTGCCCTTTGAAAAGATTGCGAGCAGCAGGCTTGCAGTCATTTTTTAG
- a CDS encoding DUF503 domain-containing protein has protein sequence MIVGLLQCECLLYSAESLKDKRSVVLSILRKAMNNHNLSASETAYQDSWQRTALAFVSVGTSQVGVERELNRALALIDSRPDIERTGTTYEWF, from the coding sequence ATGATTGTCGGGCTGCTGCAATGTGAATGCCTGTTGTACTCTGCCGAATCACTGAAAGATAAACGTTCGGTTGTTCTGAGCATTCTGCGGAAAGCAATGAACAACCATAATCTGTCCGCCAGCGAAACGGCTTATCAGGATTCATGGCAGCGGACAGCATTGGCCTTTGTTTCAGTCGGAACGTCGCAGGTAGGCGTGGAACGTGAACTGAATCGCGCGCTTGCACTCATTGACAGCCGTCCGGATATTGAACGGACAGGAACAACTTATGAATGGTTTTAG
- the nusA gene encoding transcription termination factor NusA, with the protein MSSDLVEAITALEKDKGISKEVLLDALEAALISAYKRNFEQAQNVRVDINEGLGQIKVYARKEVAESAENKNLQISLEDAKSLNPHYQLGDTVEIEVTPRNFGRIAAQTAKQVVTQRVREAERNVIYSEFIDRQDDIMTGIVQRLDHRFIYVDLGRVEALLPQSEQMPNETYRPHDRIKVYITKVEDAKKGPMITVSRTHPGLLKRLFELEVPEIYDGTVEIKSISREAGDRSKIAVYAEDPEVDAVGACVGQKGARVQTIVNELKGEKIDIVNWSENPVTYVANALSPSKVVRVIVHEADKATTVVVPDYQLSLAIGKKGQNARLAAKLTGWKIDIKSESEAEESGLFNEEAVNNVSDETSLPESENQAVPEEADGIAPTDTPDQEES; encoded by the coding sequence ATGAGCAGTGATTTAGTAGAAGCGATCACGGCATTGGAAAAAGATAAGGGAATCAGCAAAGAAGTGCTTCTGGATGCACTGGAGGCAGCGCTGATTTCCGCATATAAGCGCAACTTTGAACAGGCTCAGAATGTCCGCGTGGATATTAATGAAGGGCTCGGCCAGATTAAAGTGTACGCCAGAAAAGAAGTTGCTGAATCTGCAGAGAATAAAAATCTGCAGATTTCACTCGAAGACGCGAAAAGCCTGAATCCTCACTATCAGCTTGGTGACACAGTTGAGATTGAGGTTACTCCCAGAAATTTCGGCAGGATTGCCGCCCAGACGGCCAAACAGGTCGTTACCCAGAGAGTGCGCGAAGCAGAGCGCAATGTGATTTACTCTGAGTTCATCGATCGTCAGGACGATATTATGACAGGCATTGTCCAGAGGTTGGATCACCGGTTTATTTATGTCGATCTGGGGCGTGTGGAGGCACTTCTTCCTCAGTCTGAACAGATGCCCAATGAGACTTACCGCCCTCACGACAGGATAAAAGTGTATATTACAAAAGTTGAAGATGCGAAGAAGGGGCCGATGATTACTGTCTCGAGAACTCATCCGGGTCTTTTGAAACGGCTTTTTGAGTTGGAAGTCCCGGAGATTTATGACGGCACAGTTGAAATTAAGTCGATTTCCCGTGAGGCAGGCGACCGTTCTAAGATTGCCGTTTATGCGGAGGATCCTGAGGTTGATGCAGTCGGTGCATGTGTTGGCCAGAAAGGTGCCCGTGTGCAGACAATTGTGAATGAACTCAAGGGTGAGAAAATTGACATTGTGAATTGGTCGGAAAACCCTGTGACTTACGTTGCTAACGCACTCAGTCCATCAAAGGTTGTCAGGGTTATTGTCCATGAAGCAGACAAAGCAACCACGGTGGTTGTTCCTGACTACCAACTATCACTTGCAATTGGTAAAAAGGGCCAGAATGCCCGCCTGGCTGCAAAACTGACCGGTTGGAAAATTGACATCAAGAGTGAATCTGAGGCTGAAGAGAGTGGACTCTTTAATGAAGAGGCCGTGAATAATGTTTCCGATGAAACATCGCTCCCGGAAAGTGAAAATCAGGCTGTTCCGGAAGAGGCAGACGGGATTGCCCCGACGGATACTCCCGATCAGGAAGAAAGCTGA
- the rbfA gene encoding 30S ribosome-binding factor RbfA yields the protein MANLRVHRVAEQMKKEMGDIIAHRLKDPRVGFVTVTGVDVTGDLQDATVYVSVLGDEEKKAATLEGLEKAKGFIRSEIGKRIRLRKTPEIQFKFDQSIEYGSHIDRLINDLHHRDQ from the coding sequence ATGGCCAATTTAAGGGTGCATCGCGTCGCCGAGCAGATGAAAAAAGAAATGGGCGACATTATCGCACATCGGCTCAAAGATCCGCGTGTCGGATTTGTCACAGTGACAGGAGTAGACGTTACCGGCGATCTTCAGGATGCCACGGTTTATGTCAGTGTTCTTGGTGATGAAGAAAAGAAAGCGGCGACACTTGAAGGGCTGGAAAAAGCCAAGGGCTTTATCAGAAGTGAAATCGGCAAAAGAATTCGTCTCAGAAAAACCCCTGAAATACAGTTTAAGTTTGATCAGTCTATCGAATACGGAAGCCACATTGACCGTCTCATCAATGATCTGCATCACAGGGATCAGTGA
- the rnpM gene encoding RNase P modulator RnpM, which produces MRKCIVCQESAEKRDLFRIVRSPEGDIFLDLTGKKNGRGAYISKKKSCITKARDKNLLSRHLGVPVPDQVFEDMNVYLEEHPADAAEE; this is translated from the coding sequence ATGCGAAAATGTATTGTTTGCCAGGAATCTGCTGAAAAGCGGGACCTTTTCCGCATCGTTCGCTCTCCTGAGGGCGATATATTTCTTGATCTTACAGGAAAGAAGAATGGCCGCGGGGCCTATATTTCTAAAAAAAAGAGTTGCATAACGAAGGCAAGGGATAAAAATCTGCTTTCCCGGCATCTCGGCGTGCCTGTCCCCGATCAGGTTTTCGAGGATATGAACGTTTACCTTGAGGAGCACCCTGCTGATGCAGCCGAAGAATAA
- the infB gene encoding translation initiation factor IF-2: MSKMRIYEYAKENDVTSKEVIEILENLGFTIKSHMSVIEDNAISQLNRRLNKKKAPAARPAKVEPKKMKTEGTVNQTKTKEKKPNHQTFEKKDRHASTFKGKSGESAGSSTGNNTGNNSGNSKSGNWGNRSSGANERNNFGGNSANSGRRRGRRGNNQGRRRGGLSAANRQRLEIKLPEKITLSGSLTVGQFAEKLGRPSTDIIKKLMALGVMATKNQDLDKDTIELLADDYGVKVEEEVIIDEASFEGEGLEIDEKTAVLRPPVVTIMGHVDHGKTTLLDSIRHTKVTAGEAGGITQHIGAYQVIHEGKKITFLDTPGHAAFTTMRARGAEITDITVLVVAADDGVMPQTIEAIHHARAAKVPIIVAVNKIDKPNANPDHVMQELSEQGLVPEDWGGDTIFVKISAKKGIGIDDLLEMILLEAEMEEYKANPEKPARGAVIEAELDKGKGPVATLLIQNGTLRIGDSIVVGNTFGRVRAMVNDVGRRVKKATPSTPVEITGLNNVPQAGDQFMVFEDEKKARQIGETRAERALITERKETTSKVSLDDLFEKIKEGEMKEINVVIKADVQGSVEALSGSLKKIDVDGVKINIIHEGVGGISESDIILASASNAIIIGFNVRPDNHAKDVAEQEKVDIRLYRVIYDAIDEMEAAMKGMLDPEYTEKVIGQLDVRTTFKVSRIGTIAGCYVTDGLISREAGIRLVRDGVVIYEGHVDTLKRFKDDAKEVKAGFECGVTLENFNDIKEGDTMEAYVMEEVQPK; the protein is encoded by the coding sequence ATGAGCAAAATGCGTATTTATGAATATGCCAAAGAGAACGATGTAACAAGCAAAGAAGTTATTGAAATACTAGAAAACCTTGGCTTCACGATTAAAAGCCACATGTCTGTAATAGAAGATAATGCCATCAGTCAATTAAATCGCAGGCTGAATAAAAAAAAGGCACCTGCTGCCCGTCCGGCAAAAGTAGAGCCTAAAAAAATGAAAACAGAGGGTACAGTGAACCAGACAAAAACAAAAGAAAAAAAACCTAACCATCAGACTTTTGAAAAGAAAGACCGGCATGCAAGTACTTTTAAGGGGAAATCAGGGGAAAGTGCCGGAAGCAGCACTGGAAATAACACTGGAAACAATTCCGGAAATTCAAAATCAGGCAATTGGGGAAACAGATCTTCAGGCGCAAATGAGCGCAATAATTTTGGCGGGAACAGTGCAAACAGCGGGAGACGCAGAGGACGCCGTGGCAATAATCAGGGCAGACGTCGCGGCGGTCTCTCTGCGGCAAACAGACAGAGGTTGGAAATCAAGCTTCCTGAGAAAATTACGCTTTCTGGTTCCCTTACAGTCGGGCAGTTTGCTGAAAAACTGGGACGGCCTTCAACTGACATTATTAAAAAGTTAATGGCCCTCGGAGTCATGGCTACTAAAAATCAGGACCTTGATAAAGACACTATCGAGCTGCTTGCCGATGATTACGGTGTCAAAGTAGAGGAAGAAGTCATCATTGATGAGGCAAGCTTCGAAGGCGAGGGACTGGAAATTGATGAGAAGACTGCGGTGCTCCGTCCTCCCGTCGTTACTATTATGGGGCACGTCGATCATGGCAAGACGACGCTGCTTGACTCAATTCGTCATACTAAGGTTACTGCCGGCGAAGCAGGCGGGATCACTCAGCACATCGGAGCGTATCAGGTAATTCATGAAGGAAAGAAGATCACTTTTCTTGATACCCCCGGCCATGCTGCGTTTACAACAATGCGTGCGCGAGGCGCAGAAATCACTGATATTACCGTGCTTGTGGTTGCAGCTGATGACGGAGTAATGCCGCAGACGATTGAGGCCATTCATCACGCAAGAGCGGCCAAGGTGCCAATTATTGTTGCAGTCAATAAAATTGATAAACCGAACGCCAATCCGGATCACGTTATGCAGGAATTATCCGAGCAGGGGCTTGTTCCTGAAGATTGGGGCGGCGACACGATTTTCGTCAAGATCTCTGCCAAAAAGGGTATAGGCATTGATGATCTTCTTGAAATGATTCTGCTTGAAGCAGAAATGGAAGAATATAAAGCCAATCCTGAAAAACCGGCACGCGGTGCGGTCATTGAAGCAGAACTGGACAAAGGAAAGGGACCGGTTGCGACGCTGCTCATCCAGAATGGCACACTGAGAATCGGCGATTCGATAGTTGTTGGCAATACGTTTGGACGTGTCCGCGCGATGGTAAACGATGTTGGACGCCGTGTTAAGAAAGCAACTCCTTCGACACCTGTTGAGATTACCGGATTGAACAATGTCCCGCAGGCCGGGGATCAGTTTATGGTTTTTGAGGATGAGAAAAAGGCTCGTCAGATCGGCGAAACCCGTGCTGAACGTGCATTGATTACCGAACGGAAGGAAACAACGAGTAAAGTCAGCCTCGATGATCTGTTTGAGAAGATCAAAGAGGGTGAAATGAAAGAAATCAATGTTGTAATTAAAGCCGATGTACAAGGGTCGGTTGAAGCCCTCTCCGGCTCACTTAAAAAAATAGATGTTGATGGAGTTAAAATCAATATTATTCATGAAGGGGTCGGCGGAATCAGCGAGTCGGATATCATTCTTGCCTCTGCTTCCAATGCGATCATCATCGGATTTAACGTACGGCCGGATAATCACGCTAAAGATGTGGCTGAGCAGGAAAAAGTGGATATCAGGCTTTACCGTGTCATTTATGATGCAATTGATGAAATGGAAGCGGCTATGAAAGGTATGCTTGATCCCGAGTACACAGAAAAAGTGATCGGGCAGCTGGATGTCCGCACGACATTTAAAGTATCCAGAATCGGAACAATAGCCGGATGCTATGTCACCGACGGGCTGATTTCGAGAGAAGCAGGTATACGCCTTGTCCGCGATGGGGTTGTCATCTACGAAGGGCATGTGGATACGCTTAAGCGGTTTAAAGATGATGCCAAAGAAGTGAAAGCAGGATTCGAATGTGGCGTGACGCTGGAAAACTTCAATGACATCAAAGAGGGCGACACAATGGAAGCTTATGTGATGGAAGAAGTTCAGCCTAAATGA
- the truB gene encoding tRNA pseudouridine(55) synthase TruB — protein MAEYDGLLPLNKPRGMTSHDCIARLRKLLEFRKIGHTGTLDPEVDGVLVLCLGKATKIAQYLLDYGKVYKAVVHLGSSTTTEDAGGEIIERRAVHTTIGREELKSVFKSFEGEIEQTVPMYSAVKVNGKKLYEYARAGISVEQPVRRITIYALKIDGKEETFQETIPFSVSCSKGTYIRTLAVDIGRKLGYPAHLESLTRIKAGPFAIADCLTFEQIESKLAEGRFSDCLRPLEYGLSQMDHWTVDDDTAGKVLHGAVLHAPGNVTGKIFAVFNQRNCCLAIYEQHPEKSGFIKPKKVLASNPE, from the coding sequence ATGGCCGAGTACGATGGACTTTTACCGCTTAATAAACCGCGGGGGATGACTTCCCACGACTGTATTGCCAGGCTAAGAAAACTGCTGGAATTTCGAAAAATTGGACATACCGGTACACTTGATCCTGAAGTGGACGGCGTTCTTGTTCTCTGCCTTGGAAAGGCAACAAAAATTGCCCAGTATCTTCTTGATTACGGAAAAGTATATAAGGCCGTTGTCCACCTCGGGAGTTCGACGACAACTGAAGACGCTGGCGGTGAAATTATTGAAAGACGGGCCGTCCACACGACAATCGGCCGGGAAGAGCTGAAATCTGTTTTCAAGTCATTTGAAGGCGAGATTGAGCAGACTGTCCCGATGTATTCTGCGGTAAAAGTTAATGGGAAGAAATTATATGAATACGCGAGGGCTGGCATTTCGGTAGAGCAGCCTGTTCGCAGGATTACTATCTATGCGTTGAAAATTGACGGCAAAGAAGAAACCTTTCAGGAAACTATTCCGTTCAGCGTTTCATGCAGCAAAGGAACGTATATTCGGACGCTGGCTGTTGATATTGGCCGGAAGCTTGGCTATCCGGCTCATCTGGAGTCACTGACTCGAATCAAAGCGGGTCCTTTCGCTATCGCTGATTGTCTGACTTTCGAACAGATAGAGAGTAAACTGGCTGAGGGACGGTTTTCTGATTGCCTGCGACCGCTCGAATACGGTCTGAGTCAGATGGATCATTGGACTGTAGACGATGATACCGCCGGAAAAGTTCTTCATGGAGCAGTTCTTCATGCACCGGGAAATGTAACAGGAAAAATATTTGCTGTTTTTAACCAGAGAAACTGCTGTTTGGCAATATATGAACAGCACCCGGAAAAAAGCGGGTTTATCAAACCGAAAAAGGTTCTGGCGAGTAACCCCGAATAG